From a region of the Triticum aestivum cultivar Chinese Spring chromosome 7D, IWGSC CS RefSeq v2.1, whole genome shotgun sequence genome:
- the LOC123169740 gene encoding uncharacterized protein — protein MELRSGRRLRSSGQDRISALPDDLLRLVLARIGCARAAARTSVLSRRWRGLLLPGRVLRGVAFHKLEAALGRVSPAVSLLEIHVAKWACRLPPEQLRVSRVTSLLRAAARLAPEEFVLALPGESTRNTYDVELPSFHRATSIVLDALFFFRVPAGVEFPVLETLSLSGCMVDLKALLPQCPRLRVLRIKLTKFWTKGMDLMVHSASLQELVVENKWMRNVDIVAPSLKQLTMSMVSYIDKNISVMAPMMEKVSWQCLYVRVRGEAGFGLWCLGKLRLQTAERQGQPTSLHIHAYTNKRWYSLLNEVDSCREAIQKHIVDAFSVLELHLETAGHVFGAFVFHLIGMNCTHSAMQRLRVVLQRSMKEGCLTNCRCDPMNWKTENMSLTALKEMEVDGFEGEDHEFDFLKLVVKSAPNLDRVTVKLSREDSSSSDICTKLYDIFRAYSYVECCVCLNSGLMHGSQNCLST, from the exons ATGGAGTTGAGATCAGGGCGTCGCCTGCGCTCCTCCGGGCAGGACCGGATCAGCGCCCTCCCGGACGACCTGCTCCGCCttgtcctcgcccgcatcggctgcgcccgcgccgccgcgcgcaCAAGCGTCCTCTCCCGCCGGTGGCGCGGCCTCCTCCTACCAGGGCGCGTCCTCCGCGGCGTCGCGTTCCACAAGCTCGAAGCGGCGCTCGGCCGCGTGTCTCCCGCGGTCTCCCTCCTCGAGATCCACGTCGCCAAGTGGGCTTGCCGCCTCCCTCCCGAGCAGCTCCGGGTCTCCCGCGTCACCTCCTTGCTGCGCGCCGCCGCGAGGCTCGCGCCCGAGGAGTTCGTCCTCGCTCTCCCTGGTGAATCAACACGAAACACGTACGACGTCGAGCTGCCAAGCTTCCACCGTGCCACCTCGATCGTGCTGGACGCGCTCTTCTTCTTCCGTGTGCCTGCTGGCGTCGAGTTCCCCGTGCTCGAGACGCTGTCCCTCTCGGGCTGCATGGTCGACCTCAAAGCATTGCTCCCCCAATGCCCGCGCCTGCGTGTGCTCAGGATCAAGCTGACCAAATTTTGGACTAAGGGCATGGACTTGATGGTCCACTCCGCGTCGCTGCAGGAGCTTGTCGTGGAGAATAAATGGATGCGCAATGTCGACATTGTCGCCCCCTCGCTTAAGCAACTGACGATGTCCATGGTCTCTTACATTGATAAGAACATCTCCGTCATGGCACCAATGATGGAGAAGGTTTCGTGGCAGTGCTTGTATGTCAGGGTGCGTGGTGAAGCTGGTTTTGGTCTTTGGTGCCTCGGTAAGTTGCGGCTACAAACGGCTGAGAGACAGGGACAGCCCACTTCGTTACACATTCATGCCTATACCAACAAA AGGTGGTATAGTCTTCTCAACGAAGTGGACAGCTGCAGGGAGGCTATTCAGAAGCATATCGTTGATGCATTCTCTGTTTTGGAGCTACATCTTGAAACAGCTGGGCATGTTTTCGGAGCTTTCGTGTTTCATCTCATTGGGATGAATTGCACTCATAGTGCTATGCAGAGGCTTAGGGTCGTCCTACAGAGATCAATG AAAGAAGGATGCCTGACAAATTGTCGGTGTGATCCCATGAACTGGAAAACCGAAAATATGTCCTTGACCGCCCTCAAAGAGATGGAAGTTGACGGCTTCGAAGGCGAGGATCATGAGTTTGATTTCTTGAAATTGGTAGTCAAGTCTGCGCCAAATCTTGATAGAGTTACCGTGAAGCTGTCACGCGAGGACTCGTCAAGTAGTGATATATGCACAAAACTATATGATATTTTCAGGGCCTATTCTTACGTGGAATGTTGTGTTTGTCTTAACTCTG GGTTAATGCATGGCAGCCAAAATTGTTTGTCGACGTGA